In a genomic window of Dyadobacter fermentans DSM 18053:
- a CDS encoding alpha/beta fold hydrolase, with product MNKQILNILVLAVALFAVSCQQKPKEEQNEASGAKGTTAGTPAKPSQSGYAEVNGLKMYYEVYGKGKPIVLVHGSFMNIPSNWAHIIPMLGDRQVIVAEMQAHGRTRDIARPLSYEGMADDVSGLLKHLRVDSADILGYSMGGGVAFQLAIRHPEQVRRLVILSGTYAHDGWWPDAEASFSTITADMFKGTPIQTQFDSLGNDPAKFPDFIKKVISIDLKPYDWSKDAKNIKVPLFMAIGDADGVRYEHALELFRAKGGGKMGEMHGLPKSRLAILPGTTHIGMIQRTDWLVPMVTDFLDSDLNPTPPMM from the coding sequence ATGAACAAGCAGATTCTCAACATCCTGGTACTCGCGGTAGCCTTATTCGCAGTATCCTGTCAGCAAAAACCCAAGGAAGAACAAAACGAGGCCTCCGGCGCAAAGGGTACAACCGCCGGCACTCCCGCCAAGCCGTCGCAAAGCGGCTATGCGGAGGTAAACGGTTTGAAAATGTATTACGAAGTTTATGGAAAGGGCAAGCCGATCGTGCTCGTCCATGGCTCGTTCATGAACATCCCGTCCAACTGGGCCCACATCATCCCGATGCTGGGCGACAGGCAGGTGATCGTCGCGGAAATGCAGGCGCATGGCCGCACCCGCGACATTGCCCGCCCGCTGAGCTATGAGGGCATGGCCGACGATGTTTCGGGCCTGCTCAAACACCTGCGCGTGGACAGTGCCGATATACTTGGTTACAGCATGGGCGGCGGCGTCGCTTTCCAGCTCGCCATTCGCCATCCCGAGCAGGTGCGCAGGCTTGTGATCCTTTCGGGGACCTATGCCCACGACGGCTGGTGGCCCGACGCCGAGGCTAGTTTCTCGACCATCACCGCGGATATGTTCAAAGGCACACCGATCCAGACGCAATTCGACAGCCTGGGCAACGATCCAGCCAAATTTCCCGATTTTATTAAAAAGGTGATTAGTATTGATTTGAAACCTTATGACTGGTCGAAAGACGCCAAAAACATTAAGGTACCGTTGTTCATGGCTATCGGCGATGCCGACGGCGTCCGGTATGAGCACGCACTGGAACTCTTTCGTGCCAAAGGCGGCGGAAAAATGGGTGAAATGCATGGGTTGCCCAAATCGCGGCTTGCTATTCTGCCCGGCACCACGCACATTGGCATGATACAGCGGACCGACTGGCTCGTGCCGATGGTCACCGATTTTCTGGATTCGGATCTCAATCCAACGCCGCCGATGATGTAA
- a CDS encoding helix-turn-helix domain-containing protein: MQILPAATYLGDSLTTRRANGILTSVTSYSEVNLPNVSLHAHENAHVTTLLAGATLEKRQRSECYRQAGQAVFFHAGEPHQNSNTLPGSRNFNIEFTTDFFQTYHLDPSDIAGAVSNNPLAALVFVNAYRESLHNDPMANDSVAMAILSLLDTRTNAGNRPPKWVGQVTELLHDRWNEQVGLEELSKETGVHSVTISKHFRRYFACSLSEYMRKLKVLNALSLIKNTSNQLTHIAYEAGFADQSHFTRVFKEVTGFLPKQYRNV, encoded by the coding sequence ATGCAGATACTTCCAGCAGCCACCTACCTCGGCGATAGCCTTACCACCCGCCGGGCGAACGGAATCCTGACGAGCGTAACGAGCTATTCGGAAGTAAATCTTCCCAACGTATCGCTGCACGCGCATGAAAATGCCCACGTGACCACGCTGCTCGCGGGCGCTACCCTCGAAAAACGGCAACGCAGCGAATGTTACCGGCAGGCTGGGCAGGCGGTGTTTTTCCACGCCGGCGAACCGCATCAGAACAGCAACACACTGCCGGGCTCGCGCAATTTTAATATTGAGTTTACCACCGATTTTTTCCAAACCTATCACCTCGACCCGTCCGATATCGCCGGCGCTGTGAGCAATAACCCGCTCGCCGCACTGGTTTTTGTGAATGCCTACCGCGAGTCGTTGCATAACGATCCGATGGCCAACGATTCGGTTGCGATGGCCATTCTCAGCCTGCTCGATACGCGGACGAATGCCGGCAACCGTCCGCCCAAATGGGTCGGGCAGGTGACCGAGTTGCTTCATGACCGATGGAACGAGCAGGTGGGATTGGAGGAACTTTCAAAGGAAACCGGCGTGCATTCGGTAACCATCTCGAAGCACTTTCGGAGGTATTTCGCGTGTTCGCTGAGCGAATACATGCGAAAACTTAAAGTATTAAATGCGCTTAGCCTGATCAAAAACACGTCCAATCAGCTCACGCACATTGCCTACGAGGCCGGATTTGCCGATCAGTCGCATTTCACGAGGGTGTTTAAGGAGGTTACCGGCTTTTTACCCAAACAATACCGGAATGTGTAG
- a CDS encoding S41 family peptidase, producing the protein MISAIQSARLGLRTFLFLLGLQCALAQAPSTGEIDVAIASMARSIDTAYVFPEKGKQIAEHLTAEHRQGKFSGAKSWKELADSVTKNLKAFARDGHLYVGYDPKTVEALQKPPGADKTNMEEGHNSFFEGKDVAARNFGFQEVKILEGNVGYIRISEINISSGSLPVLFAAMRFVANTRALVIDLQNNGGGGSNVGNVMESFFLPKETPLLDFKTRNGSSQMEKTVAWLLEPRYEKPLFVLVNRGTASAAEAFAFALQKHGRAKVVGQQSAGGAFMNSWYPVNQHLYISVSTGAPTWPGTNLTWETTGVQPDHTVQQGGELAAVAELLR; encoded by the coding sequence ATGATATCAGCGATTCAGTCAGCCCGCCTCGGCCTGCGTACATTTCTTTTCCTTCTCGGCCTGCAATGCGCATTGGCCCAGGCGCCGTCAACCGGCGAAATCGACGTGGCCATTGCCAGTATGGCCCGAAGCATTGATACCGCCTATGTTTTCCCCGAAAAAGGGAAGCAGATAGCCGAGCATCTCACAGCGGAACACCGCCAGGGTAAGTTTTCCGGTGCCAAAAGCTGGAAGGAACTGGCCGATTCGGTTACGAAAAACCTGAAAGCATTCGCCCGCGACGGGCATTTGTATGTGGGCTACGACCCCAAGACCGTGGAGGCGCTGCAAAAACCTCCCGGCGCCGATAAGACAAATATGGAAGAAGGACACAACTCTTTTTTTGAAGGAAAAGATGTGGCGGCACGGAATTTCGGCTTTCAGGAGGTGAAAATATTGGAAGGGAATGTCGGGTATATCCGGATTTCGGAGATCAATATTTCGAGCGGGAGCCTGCCGGTGCTATTTGCCGCAATGCGTTTTGTAGCCAATACCCGCGCGCTGGTGATCGACCTGCAAAACAACGGGGGAGGCGGCAGCAATGTGGGCAATGTCATGGAGAGTTTTTTTCTTCCGAAAGAGACCCCTTTGCTGGATTTCAAAACGAGGAACGGCAGCAGCCAAATGGAAAAAACGGTGGCCTGGCTGCTCGAACCGCGGTATGAAAAGCCCCTGTTTGTGCTGGTAAACCGCGGCACGGCGTCGGCCGCCGAAGCCTTTGCATTTGCGCTGCAAAAGCATGGCCGGGCGAAGGTAGTCGGGCAGCAGTCGGCCGGCGGGGCGTTTATGAACTCGTGGTACCCGGTAAACCAGCACCTCTATATTTCCGTCTCAACAGGCGCGCCTACATGGCCGGGCACGAATCTCACCTGGGAAACAACCGGCGTCCAGCCCGACCACACCGTGCAGCAGGGCGGCGAACTGGCCGCCGTGGCGGAATTGCTGAGGTGA
- a CDS encoding PVC-type heme-binding CxxCH protein — MNKSTLQHIFLAVMLSVVWINPSSGQAPNPGFAPKKGDRIILLGNTFADRMRHYGYFETLLQKNFPGGELTLRNMGWSGDEVGLQPRPLNFPGFGEKTKRLTEGQKEVKFQGFTHEGERIVMPVALNFEGLNQDLYDQQADIIFLCFGMNEAFKGAAGLPQFEKDLRAFIQNLQNNRYNGMSAPTLVLVSPIAHEALGGHFPNPAEHNRDLELYTETMQKTASAKGLSFIDLFTPSRDRMQKGGQKLTINGIHLTDAGYKEAAGWMAQSLGFGKMPDWNSDNSRKLLSVVKMKDDHFSYRWRAVNGEYIYGRRREPFGVIAFPPELRKLNQMTASLDSVIWEMGKSNDVAAFPKAIDIVDRRGKPADPTLTPNVPMTGRQGESAKAAAHAHHEKMWPATTDRFKLPEGYQINLFASEQDFPIEKPVAMNFDARGRLWVATMPTYPQYFPGIPVHDKIVILEDTDADGKADKHTVFADDLYLPLGFEFGDGGVYVSQEPDILFLKDTDGDGKADVREVVLTGFGSEDSHHATHAFTFGQDGALYFNEGTFLNTQVETPYGPIRSYAGATYRYEPRTAKLTHYISYPYYNPWGSIFDKWGMHLIGDASDGSNYFAPPMTGNVTYPDKHPRIDMFTETRVRPTAGIEIVSSRQFPDDVQGNFLVNNNIGFQGTKQHRIIPHGSGIGSKEVEAILQSEDPNFRPIDIEFGPDGGLYIVDWYNPLISHGENPPRDPARDKSHGRVWRITYKGKPALKVVDVSRQTVPQLLDNLKAYEDRFRYRSRAQIREKPDAEVLQELKKWVAALDKNDPQYEHHLLEGLWLYQDFNAPEPAILKTLLHTKEPQARAAATKVLRYWRDRVPGALELMRARLNDESPRVRIEAMVALSFFNSEAAVAAATDIFQYPGDYYMDYAMHETFRFLKPIWLSGMKKGQTFGNNTKQARRYLLKLANAGELAAFPQTADVLTALLARPDTDAAKKTEALSRLAKMQHTGKVNVLLTAIREEEQSRKPNRQSPAQQELIKLLLASGPSELKQNQAELTRLVHADTSLIMQATGFAALISARQPVQSLEKTAEGKTAAYLTGISMLPDADLKASFFRQVRQLAPRAPEIAYPLLLKMTIENEAKTQPAKALVASLKDVPASVQNSKAFAKAVTTMKGMLNAVPEKNRKEVLALLESMGTIEVRLVAVEAKMAFDKKALTVPAGRAVTLVFENPDLMPHNVVIVKPGTAEKVGEAADAMATLKDGFERNFVPATPDVLFATPLVNAGKSFRLEFKAPAEPGEYPFICSFPGHWRVMQGILTVTDAKVP, encoded by the coding sequence ATGAACAAGTCCACATTGCAGCACATCTTCCTCGCCGTCATGTTGTCGGTCGTTTGGATAAACCCTTCCAGCGGACAGGCGCCTAACCCGGGCTTTGCCCCCAAAAAAGGCGACCGCATCATCCTGCTGGGCAACACATTCGCCGACCGGATGCGTCACTACGGCTATTTCGAAACCTTACTTCAAAAGAACTTCCCCGGCGGGGAGCTCACCCTGCGGAATATGGGGTGGAGCGGCGATGAAGTGGGCTTGCAGCCACGGCCGCTGAATTTCCCCGGTTTTGGAGAAAAAACGAAGCGGCTTACCGAGGGGCAGAAAGAGGTAAAATTCCAGGGCTTCACGCACGAAGGCGAGCGGATCGTGATGCCCGTCGCGCTGAATTTCGAAGGCCTCAACCAGGACCTGTACGATCAGCAGGCGGACATTATCTTCCTCTGTTTCGGGATGAATGAGGCCTTTAAAGGCGCTGCGGGCCTGCCGCAGTTCGAAAAAGACCTGCGAGCATTTATTCAAAACCTGCAAAACAACCGCTACAACGGAATGTCGGCCCCTACCCTCGTGCTGGTGTCGCCCATCGCACATGAGGCGCTCGGCGGGCATTTTCCCAACCCCGCGGAGCACAACAGGGACCTGGAATTGTACACCGAAACAATGCAGAAAACCGCCTCCGCGAAAGGGCTGTCTTTCATAGACTTGTTCACACCTTCCCGCGACAGAATGCAAAAAGGCGGACAAAAGCTGACCATCAACGGCATTCATTTGACGGACGCAGGCTACAAGGAGGCGGCCGGGTGGATGGCGCAGTCGCTGGGTTTTGGAAAAATGCCCGATTGGAACAGCGACAACAGCCGGAAGCTGCTGTCGGTTGTGAAAATGAAAGACGACCACTTCTCTTACCGCTGGCGGGCGGTGAATGGGGAATACATTTACGGCCGCCGAAGAGAGCCTTTCGGGGTGATCGCATTCCCGCCAGAGCTCCGGAAGCTGAACCAGATGACGGCTTCGCTCGACTCGGTGATTTGGGAAATGGGCAAAAGCAACGACGTCGCGGCATTTCCCAAGGCCATCGACATCGTGGACCGGCGTGGAAAACCGGCGGACCCCACGCTCACACCCAACGTCCCGATGACCGGCCGGCAAGGCGAATCAGCCAAAGCAGCCGCACACGCCCATCACGAAAAAATGTGGCCCGCCACGACCGATAGGTTCAAATTACCCGAGGGCTATCAGATCAACCTGTTCGCGTCCGAGCAGGATTTCCCGATCGAAAAACCCGTTGCGATGAACTTCGACGCCCGTGGACGCCTCTGGGTCGCGACGATGCCTACCTACCCGCAGTACTTTCCCGGAATTCCGGTGCACGACAAAATTGTGATCCTGGAAGACACCGACGCCGACGGTAAGGCCGACAAACACACCGTTTTTGCCGACGACCTTTATCTCCCGCTGGGTTTCGAATTTGGCGACGGCGGCGTTTACGTGTCGCAGGAGCCGGACATTCTCTTCTTGAAAGACACCGACGGCGACGGCAAAGCCGATGTCCGGGAAGTAGTACTAACCGGTTTCGGCTCGGAAGATAGCCACCACGCCACACACGCATTCACCTTCGGGCAGGATGGTGCATTGTATTTTAATGAGGGCACGTTTCTGAACACGCAGGTAGAAACGCCCTACGGCCCCATTCGCTCCTATGCGGGCGCAACGTACCGCTACGAGCCGCGCACGGCGAAGCTGACGCATTACATTTCGTATCCTTATTACAATCCCTGGGGAAGTATTTTTGATAAATGGGGCATGCACCTCATCGGCGACGCGTCCGACGGCTCCAACTATTTTGCCCCGCCCATGACCGGCAACGTCACCTATCCCGACAAACATCCGCGCATTGACATGTTCACCGAAACGCGCGTCAGGCCCACGGCAGGTATCGAAATCGTTTCGAGCAGGCAATTTCCGGATGATGTACAAGGCAATTTCCTCGTCAACAACAACATCGGCTTCCAGGGTACCAAGCAGCACCGGATCATCCCGCACGGCTCGGGCATCGGCAGCAAGGAAGTGGAGGCGATCCTGCAATCGGAAGACCCGAATTTCCGCCCGATCGACATTGAGTTCGGCCCCGATGGTGGATTATACATTGTCGATTGGTACAATCCGCTGATCTCGCACGGCGAAAACCCGCCGCGCGACCCTGCCCGCGACAAATCGCACGGCCGCGTGTGGCGCATTACCTACAAGGGCAAACCGGCGCTGAAAGTAGTCGACGTATCGCGGCAAACGGTGCCGCAGCTGCTGGATAATCTCAAAGCTTACGAGGACCGTTTCAGGTACCGCTCGCGTGCGCAAATCCGTGAAAAGCCGGATGCGGAAGTACTGCAGGAGCTGAAAAAATGGGTAGCCGCGCTGGACAAGAACGATCCGCAATATGAGCATCATCTGCTCGAAGGCTTATGGCTCTACCAGGATTTCAATGCGCCCGAGCCGGCCATTTTGAAAACGTTGCTCCATACCAAAGAACCGCAGGCGCGCGCGGCGGCCACGAAAGTGCTGCGCTACTGGCGCGACCGCGTTCCCGGCGCACTGGAACTGATGCGTGCCCGGCTGAACGACGAATCGCCCCGCGTGCGCATTGAGGCGATGGTAGCCCTTAGCTTTTTCAATTCGGAAGCGGCCGTTGCCGCGGCTACGGATATCTTCCAATATCCAGGCGACTATTACATGGATTACGCCATGCACGAAACTTTCCGTTTCCTGAAACCGATCTGGCTCTCGGGAATGAAGAAGGGGCAGACCTTTGGAAACAATACCAAACAAGCCCGGCGCTACCTGCTTAAACTTGCCAATGCCGGTGAGCTCGCCGCCTTTCCGCAAACTGCGGACGTGCTCACGGCCCTACTCGCCCGACCGGACACGGATGCCGCCAAAAAAACGGAAGCCCTCAGCCGCCTCGCCAAAATGCAGCATACCGGCAAGGTTAATGTGCTCCTGACCGCCATTCGTGAGGAAGAGCAAAGCAGAAAACCCAACCGGCAAAGCCCGGCCCAGCAGGAACTGATCAAGCTCCTGCTCGCCTCGGGCCCATCGGAATTAAAGCAGAACCAGGCTGAACTGACACGGCTCGTTCACGCCGACACGAGCCTGATCATGCAAGCGACCGGTTTTGCCGCATTAATTTCCGCCCGTCAGCCGGTGCAATCGCTGGAAAAAACTGCGGAAGGAAAAACAGCCGCCTACTTAACCGGCATTTCAATGCTACCCGATGCGGACTTGAAAGCATCATTTTTCCGGCAAGTACGGCAACTCGCGCCACGCGCGCCGGAAATTGCCTATCCTTTGCTTCTGAAAATGACGATAGAGAATGAAGCCAAAACGCAGCCGGCCAAAGCACTGGTGGCGTCGTTGAAAGATGTGCCGGCATCCGTGCAAAATTCAAAGGCATTTGCAAAGGCCGTCACCACGATGAAAGGCATGCTGAATGCCGTGCCGGAGAAGAACAGGAAGGAGGTGCTGGCCCTTCTCGAAAGCATGGGAACGATCGAGGTCCGGCTCGTGGCTGTGGAGGCTAAAATGGCTTTTGACAAAAAAGCGCTCACCGTCCCGGCTGGCAGGGCCGTAACGCTGGTGTTCGAAAACCCCGATCTCATGCCCCATAATGTCGTGATCGTGAAGCCAGGCACTGCCGAAAAAGTAGGCGAAGCAGCCGACGCCATGGCGACTTTAAAAGACGGCTTCGAGCGAAACTTCGTACCTGCCACACCCGACGTGCTCTTCGCGACACCGCTTGTAAATGCGGGCAAGAGCTTCCGGCTGGAATTCAAAGCACCCGCCGAGCCGGGCGAGTACCCGTTCATCTGCTCCTTCCCGGGGCATTGGCGGGTAATGCAGGGAATCCTGACAGTTACCGATGCCAAAGTACCCTGA
- a CDS encoding ABC transporter permease, with protein sequence MIRNYLQIAWRNLTKNTVFSAINLIGLSMGMATAILLGLWLWDELSFNRYHQHYGRLARVMQHQTANGQTFTSTATPLPLRNALAHDFGGDFSHIALSSWTEDHILAYGGNQFTRKGNCVEAHFPAMMSLKMLRGTSKTLDDPTSVILSESVARALFGGAEPINKVIKVDNKHHFKVTGVYEDLPYSTEFRDVSFMLPWNFFLETTPWVKRSETNWGNNSFQLFAEIAPGATFEGLSAKIENIKARHAPDEARLDPRIFLHPMSRWHLHSEWENGVAVRGRIQFVWLFGMIGAFVLLLACINFMNLSTARSERRAKEVGVRKAVGSGRRQLIAQFLLESVLMAVLACISALVLANLLLPVFNNIADKRIAFPWSSGVSWAVALGFTLLTGLLAGSYPALFLSKFNPVKVLKGAVYGGKAAVLPRQILVVTQFTISITFIIGTLVVLRQIQHAKDRPTGFQRAGLVSIPLNTHELRNNYDVLREELLQTGAVSDISETSSPVDEVWSNDASFSWPGKDPNLVGDFGTVGITHEYGKTVGWRFTQGRDFSRRFATDSLAIVLNESAAEFIGIKKPVGMNIQWNGEHYTVVGVIADVIAGSPFTPARPTVYVLRQDWADFIYIKLSPEKNPGQILSAIEPIFRKHSPGSPFEYKFADDEYDRKFRAEERIGQLAGIFTTLAILISCLGLFGLVSFLAEQRRKEIGIRKVLGASVASVWALLSRDFVVLVVVASLLAVPVSYYVLSGWLENYAYRTELSWWIFALGIVSALVITLCTVGFQAIKVALLNPVKTLRSE encoded by the coding sequence ATGATCAGAAATTACCTTCAAATCGCGTGGCGTAACCTTACCAAGAATACCGTTTTTTCGGCCATTAATCTGATTGGCCTTTCCATGGGGATGGCTACTGCCATTTTGCTTGGGTTATGGTTATGGGATGAGTTGTCTTTTAACCGGTACCACCAGCACTACGGCCGGCTCGCGCGCGTGATGCAGCATCAGACCGCGAACGGGCAAACGTTCACCAGCACCGCCACCCCGCTTCCGCTGCGGAATGCATTGGCGCATGATTTTGGGGGTGATTTCAGTCACATCGCATTGTCTTCGTGGACCGAAGACCATATCCTGGCCTACGGCGGCAACCAGTTCACCAGAAAGGGAAATTGTGTGGAGGCGCATTTCCCGGCGATGATGTCGCTGAAAATGCTCCGCGGGACGTCCAAAACCCTGGACGACCCGACGTCCGTTATACTTTCGGAATCGGTGGCGCGGGCGCTGTTCGGGGGCGCGGAGCCGATCAATAAGGTGATAAAGGTGGACAATAAGCACCATTTCAAGGTCACCGGGGTGTACGAAGACCTGCCTTACAGCACGGAGTTCCGTGACGTTTCATTTATGCTGCCATGGAATTTTTTCCTGGAAACCACCCCGTGGGTCAAGCGGTCGGAAACGAACTGGGGTAATAATTCCTTCCAACTATTCGCAGAAATCGCCCCTGGCGCCACTTTCGAAGGGCTTTCTGCCAAAATAGAAAACATCAAAGCGCGCCACGCGCCGGATGAGGCACGGCTCGATCCGAGGATCTTTTTGCACCCTATGAGCCGCTGGCACCTGCATTCGGAATGGGAAAATGGCGTGGCCGTTCGGGGGCGTATCCAGTTTGTATGGCTTTTTGGCATGATAGGCGCATTTGTGCTGCTGCTCGCTTGCATTAACTTCATGAACCTCTCCACGGCCCGTTCGGAGCGGAGGGCGAAGGAAGTGGGCGTGCGGAAGGCGGTCGGTTCGGGGCGCCGGCAGCTCATTGCCCAGTTTCTTCTGGAATCGGTATTAATGGCGGTGCTGGCGTGCATTTCGGCGCTGGTGCTGGCGAATCTGCTGCTGCCGGTCTTTAACAACATTGCCGACAAGCGCATTGCATTCCCGTGGTCGAGCGGTGTGAGCTGGGCGGTGGCGCTGGGTTTTACCTTGCTCACAGGACTTCTGGCAGGCAGCTATCCGGCATTGTTTTTGTCGAAATTCAATCCCGTAAAAGTACTCAAAGGAGCAGTCTATGGCGGAAAAGCGGCTGTTTTGCCGCGGCAAATACTGGTGGTGACGCAGTTCACTATTTCGATCACTTTCATCATCGGCACGCTGGTAGTGCTCCGGCAAATACAGCACGCCAAAGACCGGCCAACGGGTTTCCAGCGCGCAGGCCTTGTTTCGATTCCCCTCAACACCCACGAGCTTCGGAATAATTATGATGTGCTCAGGGAAGAATTGCTGCAAACAGGTGCCGTGTCCGACATTTCGGAAACATCTTCGCCCGTGGATGAGGTGTGGAGCAACGATGCAAGTTTCAGCTGGCCGGGTAAGGACCCGAATCTCGTAGGCGACTTTGGAACCGTCGGGATCACGCACGAATATGGGAAAACGGTAGGCTGGCGCTTCACGCAGGGGCGCGACTTTTCCCGCCGCTTTGCCACCGATTCCCTCGCGATCGTACTCAATGAAAGCGCTGCCGAATTTATAGGCATTAAAAAGCCCGTGGGTATGAATATCCAGTGGAATGGTGAGCATTACACTGTCGTAGGCGTGATCGCCGATGTGATCGCAGGATCGCCGTTTACGCCGGCGCGGCCAACGGTGTACGTGCTCAGGCAGGATTGGGCGGATTTTATTTACATAAAACTCAGCCCCGAAAAAAATCCCGGACAGATACTTTCCGCGATCGAACCCATTTTCCGGAAACACAGCCCCGGCAGCCCGTTTGAATACAAGTTCGCCGATGACGAGTACGACCGCAAGTTCCGGGCCGAAGAGCGGATCGGGCAGCTCGCGGGGATATTCACGACGCTGGCGATCCTGATCAGTTGCCTTGGCCTGTTCGGTTTGGTGTCTTTTCTGGCGGAGCAGCGGCGCAAGGAAATCGGTATCCGCAAAGTGCTCGGCGCGTCGGTGGCGAGCGTTTGGGCACTGCTTTCAAGGGATTTTGTCGTTCTGGTCGTGGTCGCTTCCTTGCTCGCGGTGCCTGTTTCCTACTATGTTTTAAGTGGCTGGCTCGAAAATTACGCTTATCGAACGGAGCTGTCGTGGTGGATTTTCGCTTTGGGTATCGTAAGTGCCCTTGTGATAACGCTCTGTACAGTGGGATTCCAGGCGATCAAGGTCGCATTACTGAATCCCGTTAAAACTTTACGCAGCGAATAG
- a CDS encoding ATP-binding protein, which yields MSVATKSIHVAISDFLTQLIENRLKNYSADDALFFYEKASLEAIKSSPAISGIFKDYTPKNEEVIIVLIALAPSFLPHFFNSLISRYFPEGGEFVEFGGVKGANHRGIIPTGETALFILAGNDLDKRFRIQQLLGNDAYLAKSGMLRVEDMKEGEPKMSGKLILDEETVEYLISGQVSRPRFSTDFGAEYVSTAREWDDLVLSPSTKRQIRDIEIWLRHHHTLMEEWGMAKKIKPGYRALFHGPPGTGKTLTATLIGKYAERDVFRIDLSKIISKYIGETEKNLSKIFDKAQNKDWILFFDEADAVFGKRTNVRDAHDKYANQEVSFLLQRIETYPGVVILASNLKSNMDDAFLRRFNSIVFFPKPTADERLLLWQKAFPKQIQMEADLPEVARKFDLTGSTIMNVTQRACLTALHQNTTIITDDLLYQSIRAEYEKEGIAI from the coding sequence ATGTCTGTTGCTACAAAAAGTATCCACGTCGCTATCAGCGATTTTCTGACACAACTGATTGAAAACCGTTTGAAAAACTATTCGGCAGACGACGCGCTGTTTTTTTATGAAAAAGCAAGTCTGGAAGCCATCAAATCCTCGCCGGCGATCAGCGGGATTTTTAAGGACTACACACCCAAAAATGAAGAAGTGATTATCGTACTCATTGCATTGGCCCCCAGCTTTCTGCCGCATTTTTTTAACTCGCTCATCAGCCGGTATTTTCCCGAAGGCGGCGAGTTCGTCGAGTTTGGCGGCGTGAAGGGCGCCAACCACCGCGGCATTATCCCTACCGGCGAAACGGCGCTTTTCATCCTGGCCGGCAACGACCTCGACAAGCGCTTCCGCATCCAGCAGCTCCTCGGCAACGACGCCTACCTGGCCAAATCCGGGATGCTGCGCGTAGAGGACATGAAAGAAGGCGAGCCGAAAATGAGCGGAAAACTCATCCTGGACGAGGAAACCGTTGAATACCTGATCTCCGGCCAGGTGTCCAGGCCGCGGTTTTCGACCGATTTCGGCGCCGAGTACGTCAGTACCGCACGCGAATGGGACGACCTTGTGCTAAGCCCATCCACCAAAAGGCAGATCCGGGATATCGAAATCTGGCTCCGGCACCACCACACGCTGATGGAGGAATGGGGCATGGCGAAGAAAATCAAACCGGGCTACCGGGCGCTCTTCCACGGCCCTCCGGGCACGGGCAAAACGCTCACCGCGACGCTGATCGGGAAGTATGCAGAGCGGGATGTTTTCCGAATCGACCTGTCGAAAATCATCTCGAAGTACATTGGAGAGACGGAAAAAAACCTGTCTAAAATATTTGATAAAGCGCAAAACAAGGACTGGATTCTCTTTTTCGACGAAGCGGATGCCGTTTTTGGCAAGCGTACGAACGTCCGCGACGCGCACGACAAATATGCCAACCAGGAAGTATCATTCCTGTTGCAGCGCATCGAGACTTACCCCGGCGTGGTGATCCTGGCCAGCAATCTCAAAAGCAATATGGACGACGCATTTCTAAGGCGTTTCAACTCCATCGTATTTTTCCCAAAACCAACCGCCGACGAGCGATTGCTGCTTTGGCAAAAAGCATTTCCCAAACAAATCCAAATGGAAGCAGACCTGCCGGAAGTTGCCCGAAAATTTGACCTTACCGGCTCGACGATCATGAATGTCACGCAAAGGGCCTGCCTTACGGCGCTGCACCAAAACACGACCATCATTACAGACGACCTGCTGTACCAATCGATCCGGGCGGAATATGAAAAGGAAGGAATTGCGATTTAA
- a CDS encoding eCIS core domain-containing protein, with protein MKIYTRQSQHPNKDQKPFIEPSAKSADHGNSFFAKSIQRKESEGGVKKDDEKKDQMQQQNKKLEDEKAQKKDSKEEEKAVQKMEDKKDDEKQVQKKDDKDKKDEEKLKNKRISLKENGTIRKKDSDGKQASADLEARLAANKGKGFALPNDLNHELSSKMGSDFSAVRIHTDAESAAMADELGALAFTYGNDIYFAAGQYNPATPAGKKLLVHELTHVMQQK; from the coding sequence ATGAAAATTTACACAAGACAATCGCAGCATCCCAATAAGGATCAGAAACCGTTTATCGAACCGTCCGCAAAGTCTGCTGATCACGGAAATTCATTTTTTGCCAAATCCATTCAGCGAAAAGAAAGCGAAGGCGGCGTAAAAAAAGACGACGAAAAGAAAGACCAGATGCAGCAGCAGAATAAGAAACTGGAAGACGAAAAGGCACAGAAGAAAGATTCGAAAGAAGAAGAAAAGGCGGTTCAGAAAATGGAGGACAAAAAGGATGACGAAAAACAGGTTCAGAAAAAAGATGATAAGGATAAAAAAGATGAAGAAAAACTGAAAAACAAACGAATAAGCCTGAAAGAAAATGGCACTATTCGTAAGAAAGATTCGGACGGCAAGCAGGCATCCGCCGACCTCGAAGCCAGACTGGCTGCGAACAAAGGCAAAGGATTTGCCCTGCCTAATGATTTGAACCATGAATTGAGCAGTAAAATGGGCTCGGATTTTTCCGCTGTCCGTATTCATACCGATGCCGAATCGGCAGCAATGGCCGATGAGCTCGGCGCATTGGCATTTACGTATGGAAACGATATCTATTTTGCCGCAGGGCAATACAATCCGGCCACGCCGGCAGGCAAAAAGTTGCTGGTGCACGAATTAACACACGTAATGCAACAGAAATGA